The following are encoded together in the Babesia microti strain RI chromosome II, complete genome genome:
- a CDS encoding mitogen-activated protein kinase (overlaps_old_locusTagID:BBM_II01155), whose protein sequence is MDDFSVSNKPNCEIRRSDHEVQNKPAPLSRMSTAYYPSFADSMDKESLLDPNLDTEKNLKHTSYIHHSTGNIKDGSKYEAKPSQKFASNLDRNISKSKTTWNIPPRYELKRLIGSGSYGQVSKAYDSIENRYVAIKRIHKVFDDLVDCKRILREIAILNRLDHPNVVKLLDIIIPSNMETFDELYVVLEIADSDFKKLLRSSAFLTESHVRTLTYNLLVGVQYLHNMGIYHRDLKPANCLVNKDCSVKICDFGLARALSSKGCTFNSATSCTSDNSSIIDANDSIKLDTVTPKPDKNNSQSKTYKKQLTSHVVTRWYRAPEIILLQDEYTQAIDVWSIGCIFAELMNMIKENINSPSERSPLFPGSFCFPLSPDHKNDKKYRDANVNKNDILECNNQRDMDQLNMIFNVLGTPWEDEVECLEKEYVKKYIRMFPPRSGIDLTEKFKGSSPEAVDLLKHMLVFKPENRITISQALAHPFFDPIRNDQNFNTNISSTNACGDGSYDGEDGPCAWKKIHLPFNDSMDMTESELRREFLVEIRRFHPELIIHPSLENINV, encoded by the coding sequence ATGGATGATTTTAGTGTTTCAAACAAGCCTAATTGCGAGATTAGACGGAGCGATCACGAGGTACAAAACAAGCCGGCTCCTTTATCCCGTATGTCCACCGCTTATTATCCTTCATTTGCGGATTCTATGGACAAAGAATCCTTATTGGACCCAAATTTAGATACTGAAAAGAATTTGAAACACACTAGTTACATTCACCACTCGACTGGAAACATAAAGGATGGATCAAAATATGAAGCAAAACCTTCACAAAAGTTCGCGAGCAATTTAGATAGGAATATATCTAAGTCCAAAACTACTTGGAATATACCACCCCGGTATGAACTTAAGCGACTCATTGGTTCAGGTTCTTATGGCCAAGTTAGCAAGGCATATGATTCGATTGAGAACAGGTATGTGGCCATAAAACGTATCCACAAAGTGTTTGACGATCTTGTAGATTGTAAACGGATACTAAGagaaattgcaattttaaatcGGCTAGATCACCCAAATGTTGTTAAGTTGCTAGATATAATCATACCTAGTAACATGGAGACTTTTGATGAACTATATGTTGTACTTGAAATTGCCGATTCAGATTTCAAGAAATTGCTTCGTTCCTCAGCATTTCTAACTGAATCACACGTACGTACATTGACTTATAATCTGTTGGTTGGTGTGcaatatttacacaatatGGGTATTTACCATCGGGACTTAAAACCTGCTAATTGTCTGGTAAACAAGGATTGTTCGGTAAAAATTTGTGATTTCGGGTTGGCAAGAGCACTTAGTTCAAAGGGGTGTACATTTAATTCGGCAACCAGTTGCACTAGTGACAACTCTAGCATTATTGATGCCAATGACAGTATTAAATTAGATACTGTTACACCGAAACCCGACAAAAATAACAGTCAGTCAAAAACTTACAAAAAGCAACTAACTAGTCACGTGGTAACTAGATGGTACAGGGCACCTGAgattattttattgcaaGATGAATACACCCAAGCAATAGATGTCTGGTCAATTGGATGTATCTTTGCCGAGCTAATGAATATGATCAAGGAAAATATTAACTCACCAAGTGAACGATCTCCTCTATTCCCTGGGTCATTTTGCTTCCCTTTATCACCGGATCATAAGAATGACAAAAAATATAGAGATGCAAATGtcaataaaaatgacattttgGAATGCAATAATCAGAGAGATATGGACCAATTGAATATGATCTTCAACGTCTTGGGCACTCCATGGGAAGATGAAGTCGAATGTTTGGAAAAAGAATATGTAAAAAAGTACATTCGTATGTTTCCCCCTAGATCTGGTATTGATCTTACTGAGAAATTCAAGGGTTCATCACCCGAGGCAGTGGATCTGCTTAAGCATATGTTGGTCTTTAAGCCCGAGAATAGGATTACCATTTCCCAAGCCCTGGCCCATCCTTTCTTTGATCCAATAAGAAACGATCAGAACTTCAATACTAACATCAGCAGCACTAACGCCTGTGGCGATGGTTCTTATGATGGAGAGGATGGGCCTTGTGCCTGGAAGAAAATACATTTACCGTTCAATGATTCCATGGACATGACTGAATCTGAATTAAGACGCGAGTTTTTGGTTGAAATTAGGCGATTTCACCCAGAACTGATCATACATCCTTCATTGGAAAATATCAATGTATAA
- a CDS encoding TBC domain containing protein (overlaps_old_locusTagID:BBM_II01160), translated as MSEWISNILYDNFQNITIIPNPTDSIYKNENVSYDAYGFCIKDEELNQSVNFYESKFQPKRERRKKRWNKFMGIQSLDNINLSLFKVMIRKGVPDNLRSSIWQKMIGSDVLYTANIGIFDKMLNVTLKPEIMKQIKLDVVRTFPTHKKFSPNKHGLEDLERVLYAFATYFPSINYCQSINYIAAVLLLFLPPERAFWTLVQLIESKSTDKGLRISGYYKEGMTDLMRDILVLESILETRLKRVHAKFRIFGIDIGWICAEWFLCLFSISLPINTLLRVWDVLMLEGDKVLFRISFGIFKMNEAKILELDSYNSLLMYCKNMSKVLVEHNELIKTSFNDMRFFRRKEIQKLREMANGKLGRSGTLSKNKIDPL; from the exons ATGAGTGAATGGATAAGTAACATTCTGTACGataattttcaaaacaTTACAATCATTCCCAATCCGACTGACAGCATctataaaaatgaaaatgtttCATATGATGCTTACGGGTTTTGCATCAAGGATGAAGAGTTGAATCAATCAGTTAATTTCTATGAAAGCAAGTTTCAACCTAAGCGTGAACGCCGTAAGAAGAG GTGGAACAAATTTATGGGTATCCAAAGTTTGGACAACATTAATTTAAGTTTGTTCAAAGTCATGATCAGAAAGGGTGTGCCAGACAACCTTAGGTCTTCAATCTGGCAAAAAATGATAGGCAGTGATGTACTCTACACAGCAAACATTGGTATATTTGATAA AATGTTAAATGTGACTCTTAAGCCAGAAATAATGAAGCAAATAAAGTTGGATGTTGTTAGAACATTTCCTACCCACAAAAAA TTTTCACCTAATAAACATGGTTTAGAAGATTTGGAGAGGGTATTGTACGCCTTCGCTACCTACTTTCCTTCCATTAACTATTGCCAAagtataaattacataGCTGCTGTACTTTTGCTATTTCTACCTCCTGAAAGAGCCTTTTGGACCCTAGTGCAACTGATAGAGAGTAAATCGACAGATAAGGGTTTAAGAATTTCAG GTTATTATAAGGAAGGGATGACTGACCTTATGCGGGATATATTGGTTTTGGAATCTATATTAGAGACTAGGTTAAAACGGGTTCATGCCAAGTTTAGAATTTTTGGAATTGACATTGGTTGGATATGTGCAGAATGGTTTTTATGTCTCTTTTCAATCAGCTTGCCG ATCAATACGCTGTTACGTGTCTGGGATGTCCTAATGCTTGAGGGGGACAAAGTTTTGTTTAGAATTTCTTTTGGGATATTCAAGATGAATGAAGCGAAGATACTCGAATTAGATTCTTATAACAGCTTGTTGATGTACTGTAAAAACATGTCAAAGGTACTAGTTGAGCATAACGAACTAATCAAGACCAGCTTCAACGATATGCGGTTTTTTAGGAGGAAAGAGATTCAGAAACTTAGGGAAATGGCCAACGGGAAACTTGGTAGATCTGGAACTTTgtctaaaaataaaattgaccCCTTGTAA
- a CDS encoding conserved Plasmodium protein, unknown function (overlaps_old_locusTagID:BBM_II01165) codes for MFNSSSFNFGYNSAEMTAILKSDGGITMYVSWMSPFSPLIHSTVHFCKSIHSQTTKRLLSNVDNSLFCNGDSISMDSTTNYLTICKIAALYNKELAPVQLLEISKLYSSSPDSKINLALYNKLTGLNRQSDRVEIDDLLIILQSLSNANIRNYDEFSFCSEVIKRKLNKMYNKQLREGEIRKYKPNKDGLFAIFYVFTNARILHFPLFEILCKLYMSFVKDSNWYELDTIVKCLAMHKHRNQTLLNEIQSAIATTCDQITPETATRLLYNYSLLSKVDEPLLNSLERHIYRVTNATKTRGQYVEQIINNKIELDNFSAGLILYSYLLLKLIDYKLIVKLLELQKDFLQKLPEVIDTLTVKELAHGNRLYFIRSYLRVLHKEFYRELPIEIRVLLRNLTLINPNKFDIKERVFQQKVSWHLTKMRIAHSLSVYRSGLNLDIVERDKRVVWQCNSYHRFYANSFKLTAQVELEHELIRSLGYCIVNIQIKDTRFAYLRMARYYALQDHREFDKSLMGWNLPYLWKNSKKSRIMANVSYAYNYQPLSHSPYTH; via the exons ATGTTTAATAGTAGCTCTTTTAATTTTGGCTACAATTCCGCCGAAATGACGGCCATTTTAAAGTCTGATGGGGGTATCACTATGTATGTGTCATGGATGAGCCCATTTTCTCCCTTAATACACAGCACAGTTCATTTTTGCAAATCTATTCATTCTCAAACAACAAAGCGGTTGCTGTCTAATGTGGATAATTCATTGTTTTGCAATGGAGATTCAATCAGTATGGATTCTACAACTAATTACCTAACTATATGCAAAATTGCAGCCTTATACAACAAAGAATTGGCACCAGTACAGTTATTAGagatatctaaattatattcttCAAGTCCTGactcaaaaataaatttggcaCTGTATAACAAACTTACTGGATTAAATAGGCAATCTGATAGGGTTGAAATCGATGATTTACTAATCATTTTGCAG TCATTATCCAACGCAAATATAAGAAATTATGATGAGTTTTCATTTTGCAGTGAAGTTATCAAGAGAAAGTTGAACAAGATGTACAATAAGCAGCTACGGGAAGGTGAAATTAGGAAATATAAACCGAATAAGGATGGCTTATTTGCCATATTTTATGTGTTTACAAATGCCAGAATCCTTCATTTTCCTTTGTTTGAGATTCTATGCAAGCTATATATGTCATTTGTAAAGG ATTCAAATTGGTATGAATTGgatacaattgttaaatgtTTAGCAATGCACAAACATCGCAATCaaacattattaaatgaGATCCAGTCAGCAATTGCAACCACATGc GACCAAATTACTCCTGAAACTGCAACTAGACTGTTGTATAATTACTCTCTTTTATCTAAAGTAGACGAACCACTTCTAAATTCACTAGAGAGGCATATATATCGCGTAACAAATGCTACAAAAACTAGGGGGCAATATGTTGagcaaataattaataacaaaattgaattggATAATTTCAGCGCAGGGCTAATTTTGTACAGTTATTTGTTGCttaaattgattgattataaattaattgtcaaGCTTCTAGAGTTACAAAAGGATTTTTTGCAGAAACTACCTGAAGTAATTGATACTTTAACCGTTAAGGAGTTGGCACATGGGAATAGATTGTATTTCATAAGATCATACCTAAGAGTATTACATAAGGAATTTTACAGAGAACTGCCTATAGAAATACGGGTATTGCTTAGAAATTTGACACTGATAAATCCtaacaaatttgacattaaGGAAAGAGTTTTCCAGCAAAAA GTTTCGTGGCATCTTACAAAAATGAGAATTGCACATTCACTATCAGTATACAGGAGTGGGttgaatttggatataGTGGAGAGGGATAAACGGGTGGTATGGCAATGCAATTCTTACCACCGTTTCTATGCAAACTCTTTTAAACTCACAGCGCAAG TGGAATTGGAGCATGAATTGATCAGATCTCTTGGCTATTGTATAGTTAATATCCA GATTAAGGATACAAGATTTGCATACCTTCGCATGGCAAGATACTACGCATTGCAAGATCATag ggaatttgacaaatctTTAATGGGTTGGAATTTGCCTTATTTGTGGAAGAATAGTAAAAAGTCCCGTATCATGGCAAATGTATCCTACGCGTACAACTACCAACCTCTCAGCCATTCACCCTATACCCACTGA